The DNA window cttTCTTCAAATCTACCAAAAGCAAGCACTTGGCATTAAaaatccatttctctttcttatatattaatgtaattttaatttttttacatttttctctgtgtgtacatatacacaccctTACAGGCATGGGTGCACACTTGAGCAGGCATgctacagtgcacatgtggaggtgggtcccagggattgaccttgggttgtcaggcttggtagcaagcacctttatccactgagtcatatAGCCGGcctaatattaattttctttagtttttttgtttgtttgtttgtttgagacaagtttgagacaaggtttctttgggTAAccgtggctgttctggaactcactctgtagaccagactggcctcaaactcagagatcccctgcctctgcctccttccttagTGTTGGAGTTGAAGGTGTGCCTTTTCACACTTGATGTGCATGGGATAGCACACACAtcacagaagacaactttgtggagtcagtccTCCCTTTCCATCTTCATGTGGGGTCttgggatcaaactgaggttgccagttacccactgagtcatcttgctggccccttcttttttgtttgtttttacacaaGGTATCATTTAActtaggctggttttgaattcactatgtagctgagggtgatcttgaacttctgatccttctgccactaccttcttttttctttttcttttcttatctttttttttttctttttcttttttggtttttcgagacagggtttcactgtagctttggagcctgtcctggaactagctctttttttttttttttttttttttttggtttttcgagacagggtttccctgtagtttctagagcctgtactggaactagctcttgtagaccaggctggcctcgaactcagagatccgcctgcctctgcctcctgagtgctgggattaaaggcgtgcgccaccaccgcccagctggaactagctcttatagaccaggttggccttgaactcacagagatccacctgctctgcctcctgagtgctgggattaaaggtgtctgccaccacggCCCAGGTGCCTCTACCTCCGAAATGTTGAGTCTACAGGCATACATCACTATGCCTCATTTTATGTGGCTTTGAGAATCAAACCAAGGGCCCTGTGCATGTTAGATAGCTGAACTACATCACCAGCCAGACTGGCTCTTGAGCAACAAAGAATAAGGGAGTGTGAATCTGGAAGAGAAATGTCAGTGATGACCATTTTGGCCTATGAAGGAAAGGACAATAGCTCAGAGACAGAACAATAAGACAGATGGAACCTATGTTCCTAACACCTTAAATAACGGCTGCAATGTCAGCCCTGGTTGTTTCTGTCTGGACCACTAAATGAAGGAGACATAATTATTATCAGGGTTGAGCCGTAACTAATCTAGGACCTCTATCTTTCAGACCCAAGGACTCACTCTACAATGCGTGGTCTCATAGATCATTATGTGGAGGAACCGAGAATTCAGAACAGTCACAGTGCATATGTGTGGTTAGCATTCCCAATTCAAGGAAACTGAGACCAAAGCAACTCCAAGAATAATTAACCAAGGACCCAGGCAAGACCCCTCAATAACACTCATGAAGTGCCTGGTCCTAAGTACTGTGTAAACAGCTCTGTCTAACGGCCATTATGGgatgccttcttccttcctttggccCCAGATCTCCCTCCTCCCAAGGAGTTCTGGCACTTACTTGGCTACCACAGAGTCCCCGCTGTCAATTACAGCAAGTGGTGGAGAGGTACATTGTTCCTCAGTGCTGAGTGGGGAAGGGGTTCTGGAATCGGATGGCCAGGGCGCCTCAGACAGCTCAGGGGAGTTGCTTGCTGTGGCCTGGGGAGCTTGTGGCCTTTGAGACCTGGATGGACACAGGATTTAAATTGGGAGAaatcacaagaagaaaaaaatcagatcagAGGGTGATCCCGGTGGGGAATGACCACACATAGAGGTAGTTCAAGAGAGGAGACATCCCACTGTTACCAGTGGAAGGGTCAGTTGACAGCCTTAGGGAGGCTGTGGTTGGGGACCCCGGTGGCAAAGAGCCGGAAGTGGGATGGCAACCAGCAGTGGGGCAGGGGACTTCTCTTAATCGGTCATCCCCATTCTCATCacaggccttccttccttctagcgGTCACTTCCTGCTGTTAGTTTATGTCACAGAACTTTACCTAAAGCGTGTCCTCACCTTGGGGCTCCAGTTCTAGCTCCTCGATGGCCAATAGGGTTGTCCACCCTGGAGAACATTCCGAAGGGGTTGTCTTGGGTAGTGAAAACTGACAGGCTACAAAAGAAGCAGAGCATGGTAAGAGGGGGACAGAAGCTAACAAGTCCCATGGATTCCTGGAAGAGATGGACTACAGTTCCCACGAATCATCACTTCATAGTCAAGACAATGCTTAAGAGGTGTGATTCCATGACCTCTTGAAAGAGACTTAAGAGAACCTAGGAACTAGTAGTTGGTAATTCTTAACTCTGGATCCAGCCTAGGAggaacttttattatttatttatttttgagacaaggtttcactctgTATACAGCCATGGTTAGCTTTGCACTTCaggttatcctcctgcctcaacctcttgagtGATAGGATTACAGAAATTTAGGAGAGGGCTTTTAAAATCATAGACTTGCCAGGTAGGTGGTGATGGCAcgcaccttttaatcccagcactcaggaagcagaggcaggtgggtctcatgagttcgaggccagcctggtctataagagctagttccaggacaggctccagagctacagagaaaccctgccttgaaaaaaaaaaccatagactCCTATGTGATGTTCACCTGTCATTCCCCGCACtcaagagattgaggcaggaggatcagaagttccagaggctggggagatggctcagtgagcaaagagCTTTGTGCACAAAGATGTGGACCTGTGTTCAGATccacagaacccatgtaaagccaTGTGCTAGCACAAGTCTGCAATCCAAGTACTCCTACACTGAGGTGGGAGGTGGACCCCGGAGAGCCCCCCAAAAGCTTATAGGCCAGCTAACTTGTAGTACTCAGATGTAAACatcaaagagaccctgtctcaacaagatGAAAGGTGGGGTTGACACTTGCCTAGCGAGCGCAATGCCCTGAGTCTGGTGCTCAGCTAGGGACTGGAGGgaatgggggtgaggggagatgggaggatgaCAGACAAAGCGAAAGATGAGGacagacacctgaggttgtctgttttccacacttacacacagaaacagatgcaCTTACACACAAAGGCTACATGGACAAGAATAACATGTTATAGAATCACAGTTCCCACTCCAAGCTAACAGAATCAGAATGCCAGTAAACAAGCTAGACATTGCATCTTCTCTGAACTATccaagcaattttaaaaaaagatttaattctttttatgttttgtgtatgagtgttatatctgtgcactacatgtgtgcaatgcccttgaaggccagaagaaagtgccAAATCCCCTGGAATTAGCACATTGCAGATAAAggagagcagccatgtgggtgctgagaatcaaacctggggaCTCTAAAAGACTAGCCACTGCTTCCAAACTCTGAgtgagccctttctccagccccatccaggTAAAATATGGTCTGTTGTAtggttttgtatgtttttaaatgacaCATGTTAATTGTACACATTTATGAGGTGCAGTATATTtcaatacatgtataaaatgccTTATGATCAAATCAAGGTAATTAATCTCTTTAAACATCTTCCAGGAAACCCATTTCCTGAAGCTCCGGTGAAGACCACGgctaaaaaataagtaatttagggctggagagatggctcagtggttaagagcattgcctgatcttccaaagatccagagttcaattcccagcaaccacatggtggctcacaaccatctgtaatgaggtctggtgccctcttctggcctgcagacatacacacagacagaatattgtatacataataaattaattaattaatcaattaattaaaaaacaagtaatttattagccaggcatggtggagcacgcctttaaccccaaaactcaggaaacagaggtaggaacagaggtaggggcaggcagatctctgagttcaaggccagtctggtctacagagtgagttccaagacaactaagggctacacagagaaaccttgtctcaaaaaaaataaaaattaaattaaaattaaaaaagaagaaagtaatttaaaagacataaatgaaaaaagaagaacaaaaacaacaaaagaggaatagacaaaaataaaacaacaaagaaccGGACTAAAACGTACACAGTACGTTTCCGGTTAAATCTGTTGAGGGGAGGAGGATGTGGAATGAGGACTACAATCCCCATGAGCCACCGAGAAAGTTCAAAGATAACACCATGGTTGTCTGGGGAAATTTGGAAACCAACTTTCCAAGTTTCTTTTAGACTCCCTTAGAGCCACCCAGAGAGAACAAAAGACAAGAGTTCCCAGGGATGGGGAAGCTCACGGCTGGAGCGCCAAAACCTGCGTAGCATCTTGGGAGTTGTAGTTCCAGTGCAGTTGGGCCGGAGACCCCAGGCTCCAGCAAACCCGTGTTACCTTCCCTGCGCTTCCTGTGATCTCTGAGGGAGGGACCAACCTCACCTGCAGTCCGTCCCGCATCTACCTCAGCGTTAGTGCCAGCTGAGCTCCTTAACCCGACACCCGGACGCCTACCCTCCTTGCTTAGTAACGCTGTCAGCTCCGCCCCTTTTTGGGGGGCCTCCAAGGCGACCAATGATAgtctagaaaataaaagtaactggAAAAGCGGCCGAGGGGCGTTCTCTCGTGACTGGCTTCAGCACTGCTGAGGGCGCGTGTTTGATTGGAGGCAGGGAGTGTGCAGCAGTCATTGGCAAGACTTTCGACCAATAGAAAGGATCAGAGGCTGGGCAGCCGCTTGGAAGAGCGCTAAGTGTGTTGGCTTTAACGCAGTCCTTTTTTTCCCTAACCGCCAGAGTTGTTGCAGGAGCTAAGTCCCAGCTCCAGCCTAACTATTGTTGCGGGGCTAACCGGGGACGTCTGTCTTCACTTGGCCATCCCTCTATCAGATGGACCGGCAAACCCGTCTTGATGGTCACCTTAACCACTTTCCTCTTGCTACTGAGCAGCTGGTCTCACTCCTTGCCAGGTCCGGGCTCCTGGCCcaagcagtaggatcaaaacGAGCTATTTCTGGCCCCGGCGCGCAGCCCCTGGGGGCCAACCTGGAGTGTTCATGCTcacgccccccccctccccccggccGCTGAGCACCCGAGGCTGAGTCAGAGGCCCAGAATTAGGCCCGACCTACTCTGGGGTAGGGTCTGTTCTGTGTCCTCTGACAGCCTGGCGTGGCTGCAGCATTCTCCAGGAATCTTCCTAAGACTGGTGCGTCATCCTCAGATGCCAGCCGGGCAGAGATGGATTAAGAGGACGGAGAACTCTTTGGTGGACCCTTCGGGGCCCAGGTTTCCAACTGCTGCCACAGTGGTTCGCCACACCTAGAAGGGTCTGCCTCCTTAAGCATTAGCTTCCCCTTCTAGAAGTGGAAAAGGCTTAATAACAGTACCCTGGTGTCCTTTTCCAGGCATCCAGTAGGCGTTTAATAACTAGCCAAGTCATTATTGAAGTTTCTAAATAAGGCATACTAATGGCTGAGTCTGGCCTCAATCCCAGTGTCCCTGAGAGGCCCGCCGCGGGGGCTGCACTGGGCACAGTATAAATCGGAGAGTGCGTGCGCTTGGGCACTGCGGAGCCCAGGGTAGCAGCGGAGGAACAGAATGGAGATCCCTGTGCCTGTACAGCCTTCTTGGCTGCGCCGCGCTTCAGCTCCTTTACCTGGTTTTTCCGCTCCGGGACGCCTCTTTGACCAGCGTTTCGGGGAGGGGCTGCTTGAGTCCGAGCTGGCTTCGCTGTGCCCTGCTGCGATTGCCCCCTACTATCTGCGCGCCCCCAgtgtggcactgcccacagcacAGGTGCCAGACCTGGGGGAAGGGACAACTCAACTACTAATAAGACTAGCGGTCTTGAtctccctggggtgggggtaCGGGAATGTCTGTGGATTTTAAGTTTAGGGAAGAATGCCACCTTTCAGCGGGCCACTGAGAGTCCTGCGAACGTGGTGTGTTGAGACCATGTTACTGTTCCCCTGAGGGGCGAGGAGTGGAGTCTCATAGCTCGGGGTGGAAGGACTGAAGGAGGAAGGTGACCCGAGGAATCCGGGGAAGGGACAGTGAGTCCCAAATGGTTGGAATGGTCTTGTGTATCGGTCTCCCAGTTGGGTGATTTGATAAAGGCGGTCTTGGTCACTTTAAAGCAGAGGAAGGGTAACATAAATTCAGAAGGTACCGGAGGTTTCATAAGCTGAGAGCTCTGGAGATGGGGAAGTGGCATCATTTGCCAGCATGGTGGGGAGTAAGAGGTCTCTTAACCAAAGACATGGTGGCTGTGGAGTCAATGACATGGGGTAGGGGTGCAGGACAGGTCCCCAACTCTGTCACCCTATGAATGCGGAAGTTCAGGAGAGGTGGACCCAGTGCCtacaaggggagggaggaggctagttatttgtgtgtgaggTTGAGGTTCTGGTGACTCCGAGAAGGGGACTGTCTACCGGAGTCCTTGGGCAGCAGCACTGTAACTTACATAGGGTAGGGGTGCTGAGTCGCCAGAAGCCGAGCCCCCCACCCAATGAAAATCCCacacctaggggctggagagatagctcagaggttaggacAACTGACTgctgttcaattcccagcaactccATAATGGCTCACTCCCATCTGTAGAGAGATCTGGTGCCCCAGAAgactacacataataaataaatcccgCACCTATGTCCCATGTGTGCAGGTGGCCAAGGACCCTGGGTATTTTTCGGTGCTGCTGGATGTGAAGCACTTCTCCCCAGAGGAAATCTCTGTCAAGGTGGTTGGTGACCACGTGGAGGTTCACGCACGGCATGAGGAGCGCCCGGtaggcctgcaggccagatgGAACAGCGGGGATGGGCAGGAAGGTGGGACGCTCAAGTCCATTTCCTCCCCCAGGATGAACATGGATTCATTGCTCGAGAGTTCCACCGCCGCTACCGCCTGCCTCCTGGAGTGGACCCTGCTGCCGTGACCTCGGCACTGTCTCCTGAGGGTGTCCTGTCCATCCAGGCCACACCAGCATCGACCCAGGCCCCACTTCCATCACCACCTGCTGCCAAGTAGGGGTCCGGGCATTATAGGACCGAACCTAAGAAGCCTCTCTAGGCTCCCTTTTAAAAGCCGATCTGACTCCGCTGCCCAGCCAAATGTCCCAATCGCTGTCAAGACAGTTCCTTCCCACCAAATCTGGGCGTCTTCCCCTAGGACCTTTCCACCTAAAGCCCTACCTGGGCCTTAGTAACtgagacaccccacccccaagcctgcCCTGCCCATCAGCTTTCAGGCCCCACCCATAATACCCCTCTAGGGACAACACAAACACTGTCACCCTCCTTGGCCTACACTCCCACCTGACTGACCCCACTTTGGGCTTATACTAGCACTAGGCCTCCTACTGCACTTCTAAGTTATAGAATACCCACACTGTGAGACCAGAGTACAGATagtgctccccccaccccaggcctgtCACCTATGACCTACCAGGTCATTCCCCACAATGTCTGACCCAGACTGAATGGGCCTTCCACATCAGAACATTCAAGTCTGGTCCACCAGACTCTAGATCCTGTCCCTGCCACCTAACAGTCTGCCCCGGGCCATTTTCTGACTTGAAACTCCAGAAGCCTACGTTCCCAAATTCTGTTGACTTCCCAATCCTTGGAAATCTATTCCCAACCAACCAAGAGTCCCAAACTCAGATTGTATAGACACCCAACTTCCCCAGATGTGCTAGGCCAATGAACCAGAACCCTTGGGTTCCTTTGTCCCGGCTCCCCACCTGCAGCCAGATATCCTAAGCAGCCACCTCCACATCACTTGTCCTGTAAGATCAGTCACAACTTCGTTCCCTGTCACCTCATGCCCTTCCTATCAGTCCCCAATAAAGGCGCTAGAGATTCATCGACTGCTTTATGTCTGGGCCAGTTTTGGTTGGGGGCAGGTTTattgggttgggggtgggagacTGGGAACATCACTGCCGATCATACATCTCCCGCAGGATCTTCATGCTTTCTGAGTAACGAAGCTGATTCCGATGAGATGCCTCCTTCCACCTAGCGAGGTAAAGGAGGATTTAGCAACTGCTGTAGAGGGCATGCAGGCAGGGAGCAAGTGGGGCAGGGCACGCTCACCTCTGGCGTATACGTTTCCAGCGTTGCATGTTGCGATAGATGAGCGTGGAAAGAGAAGGTTCAGGCTCGGAGGGCTGCATGGACAGAGAGACCCAGCTAGGTGACCATGCCCCAACCTCCCAACACATGCCATGAAGTCTAGGCCAGCCTCATACACTTACTTCATCATCTGGGGTACCCTGGGTCTCAGGCTGCAGGGGGGATGGAATTCGGGATCTGCAGGTATCGCCAAGTGATCCAGGGGCTGTGGGTGGAGGCAGCTTGTACACATCACGGCTTTTGCTGTTGATGACCTCTGAACCCTAGGGAGACCAAGCCCCACTGTGAGGCCCAAGAGTCAGAGAAGAATGTTTAAAGTACATGCATCCCTCCTACCTTTCCCAGTGACACAGGCACGAGTCAGAAACCTGCACTTGGAGGAGTCACAGCAGAGGGACACATACCTTTACCAGCTAGAGAATGGTCTTCCTGTTCTAGGGACCGGATCTTCTTGTCAGTCTGAGAACCCTTGTCTACCCTTGCCAAGCCCAGGGAATTCCATCTATACCTGTCAGCCCAAGGTGGGGGTCAAGACACCTGCCTTAAGGAATTGTCCAGGGGGCAACACATCTACCCTTATCTTGACAGAGTCAAGTCCTATGTCCGTCCCAGGGATCCCTGTCTGCCCTCTTAGGCCATATGACTTCCAAACCCCACTCACAGGGTCCACATTTGCTCACCAAGGCCCCACCTCGTAGCCACATCTGTTTGCACTAAAGATCCCTGTTTAGCCCTTTATTTCTTGGAATCCCTGTTCCCTAGCAAGCTGTAGCTATCTGGCTAAGGACCTCTGTCTTCACCTAATGGCACAGCTGTGTGTCCTACTCTACGACTCTATACTCATTTAGGGGCCCCAGAGATTATACCCATCTACCACCAATGGGGAGGGGGATCTTGAGTCTATCCACCCActgctctctctggcctctgggtcATCCCACCTCCTCATCCTCAGGCAGAGGGGGCAGTGGTGAGCTGGGTGACCGCTCCCGCTCTCGCACTGAGGGACTGTTGCGCATCCAGGCACGGCAGATGGGGTACAATGGTGTGTTCTCACTGAACTGGGCCAAATCCACACTCCGGTCAAACAGCTTGATCACATATGTGTCTGGGGTGGTGAGTGGGACATAAATGAGCACCCTCATTTAGTTCCTGGCTCCATGCCCACCCCCTCAGTCCCTGGCCTACTCACTGGATCTCTGAGGACCCCCCTCAGCCAGCCCATCGtccatctccctcctcttcttcctccgcTGGTGGGGGAAGCGGGCGGATGGCCTGTGTGGTGAAGGTGAGCATCAGCCCGAAGCTGAGGACTGGGAACCCAAGAGTGGGCTGGGGCCCCAGCCACCTTACCTTTTGCCAGTAGCAGCGATGGAGCAATCCCTGCAGGGAGAGACAGGGTATCAGCATGCAGAGCCTCTAATAAACACCTGctcaacacccccaccccaaggcaGGGGTGATGTAGTTCGGTAGTAGAGCATTTGCACAGCATGGGCAAAAACCCtggggttcaatccctagtactgaaaacaaacaaaatggacaTCCTGGGGTTTACCGCTGCCCCTCGGGCCTTGTATCCACAAACACCCCAAGGTGTGAGCCACGTACACCACAGGTATCTCTGTCTATATAAAATGGTTATGACTCGGAGGAGGGAAAAGTTACCTGACCCAAACTCTCAGGTCTAAACTCCACCAAAACCTCTTACTTGTTGTGTGTATCCGAGGGTGTCTTCCCAGCGTCTTCGTCCAGACGTTCCCTGGGAGCAAAAGAGCACCATTGGCTTAGGGTACTGAGGGCCCAGAGTGTGATAATAATGGGTCTCCCCACGGAACACTTTTCTCCCCGTGTCGGCCTCTTGTCTCCCATCCAGATCCCAACCACAAAGAGTCTGGACACAATCCCCACCCTGTGGTCCCCAGGCTAGAGCAGACCCCAACCTGTCCATGTGACTCTTCTCCAGCAGACACTGAAGAACGGCATCCAGCTGGTTCCGGGCTTTGGCCATCTCCATCTCTGAGGGCAGAAGGTATGAAGTAGGAATCAGTTCACATATGTGCACCCCCCACATCCTCTGTGGGAGGCAACCATGGTGGTCCAGGTGCCCTGAAAGTGGCAGCTTTAGTGCTCCTCAGTGGAGAAATAAGACAAAGACAGAATGGGGCGGCTGAGCCTTAAGCAGTGGTCAAGCCGAGGCCGCTGCCATTGCTCCATTCTGTTGGCTTCTCTCCCACACAACACCAGCTTAAGGTCTATGATCTGCACACCTTCCATGGACAGCCCTTAGAGGCTTTCCACTGGGTCCTGTACTAGGTCTGGCTCTCTAAACTAACCCCTCTTCCTGAATCCCCCACCAATCCACAGGCTCCTGGACTCACTATGGATACCCCTTTCCCTTCCTGGTCTCAGCCCACTTGGCTTCCAGTGTGTCTAACCACGTATTCCCTCCCCACCTTACCCTCCCCTCCCACTCAGCTCCTAgcctcattctctccttctgaTCCACTTTCCACGATGTGGACAAGAGACCCCCCCCcatgaaggaagtcaggcctAGCTAGGCTAGTGCTATCCCAGCACCAGCTCTGGAGACTGTGGCAGGAGgactaagagttcaaggccagcctcagctacatgagaccctggctcaaacaataagcaaaacagagaaaaaagtaataaaaacagacaagcaacTTGGCTTTGATCTTCCCCAGCATGGACCCCTTTAGGATTCCACAATCCTGACCCCAGAAAATGCAGTCTGGACTCAGCCTGGTGTTTCCAAGCCTACCCTTGTCCTACTGCATATTTGTAGCAAGGCTCCTTCTACTTTAGTGTCTCCCACTAGGTAGCCGTGGtgtggcctggaatttactaaaCAGAgcaaactgaccttgaattcagagatctgccagcttctgccttccgcacactgggattaaaggtgtgtgccaagaCAAACGGCCCTTCCACTATTCCACTTaagttttcttattgtttttgttctgtttgggttttttgttttatttggtattttgtggCACACATTTACCAGCTCACTCCTCGGTTCACAAACCTCCCTAGACTACCCATTTCCCTCAGAGGAAAAGTCCTGGACCCATCAATCTGTGCTCCTCCCCACCACCTCTTTGCCTCCGCTTCTTCACGGCCGCAGCCATCCTGGCCTCCCCGGCCTCCCCGGCCTCCCCGCTGCTCCCTTGGTTCTGCTGGCTACTCCCCCACATCGCCATTCCAACTGCCATTTCCTCCCACCTTGGGGACTGATTTGTTTGATTAGCTGTGACTACAGGAAATATCACTAGGGCctggttttacttatttttcagggctggggatgaaACCAGGGGTCCAGGGCGTGCTAAGCAAACGATCTACCATAGGTACGCACCTACAGCCTTATCTCGTTTTAGGTAAGTAACACTTCTCCCATTTCACACCTCACATCACTATTTACTACTGACCACCTTTTCCTTCTAGATTCTGTGCTCCCGCCTCACTGCCCTTTACCACGCCATTCTAGGGTTCCCGTCTGGCTCTGCCCgagtctctgttttctcttccaccaCACTTCCTACGCCCTAAGGTTACTGGAATACAGCAACTGAGAATTGATGCCCTGTACTTCAGGGTCATAGCACAATTGCTGACTCGTGCCCACTTCCAGAAATGGGAAAACTGAAGTAGAACAAGAAAAAGACCCTTCTTAGAGTTAGGGGCTCCGGACCCCGCAGTTTTACTACCGCCACAGGACCAGAACGAACACATTCAATCTCAAAGCTACTCTGGACACAGCCCGGGATGGTTTGAAGGTGGCATGCTCCGGGTGACTGTCAGATAGGCTGCAGAGCGATGCCACATAGTTCCCTTTTTCGCGATAACCCACGTCTCTCGGGTATCCTGGATCCCCAGTCCTCACCTGATTTCTCCACTTTTACCTTCACCGGGAACATGGTTTGGGTCCAATTCTAATTCACTGGATCAGAAACACTTAAAGGAGACAGGATTCACAAGCCAAGGCAGGAGGCGGGCAGTCAAAGGTCAAAGGTAAGCCTGTGTACCACTGGCCCTCGGGCCTGAGCACCGTTCAGTGGCCACTACCTTGACCgccacctcccttccttcccttctgtagGCGGGCCCCTTCGGCAGCCGCTATTTCCCATTAGTTAATGAAAACGTCAACTTCATTCGCTGGCTAATTGACAGCCTGTACCATTGGCTCCCCAGCCTGTAAGTTCCACCTTCCCGAGGCCCTGTTTCCGGAAACAAACCAACGACAACCCAGGAAACTACTGGGAGGGCGGGGGAGATCATGTGATTCAAACTTCCAAGGCTCGCCGCGCGGAGCACTGTGGGAAGCGCAAGACTTCTCGAGATTCGTAGTGGTATATTTTAGTATACTCATTTGTCAGTATACTCATTTATAGCTTTGAACTACCTACTGTAGCTCTTTGTCACCGAGATCCCTAAAAAGGAAGACCGATCTGGAGTTGGACTGGCTCCTTAGGGAAAGCTGGCTGGGTATCAATTGCCTGCTGAGCAAAATCTCTGTGATTTAAGTATTTAGAGTGCCGGCTATTCATGCGGATGGTGAAGACACTGCGAGGAACAAAGCAGGCGATGCTGCCTTGCCCTAAGGTGGCTTAtcctgtagagaccagaagatagTCAATAAACAAGCCAAAAATTCTAAATGAAATGTAATAGGAACAAAAATATGCTCTAAAATAGTGCTAGGGAACATCAAGGTAGGACTGAGATTTTATaccgttatttatttattcatttatttatctatttatttattacctcTCACTCTTGTTCAGTCTAGCCTGAAACTATATATGTAACCCAAGCTGTCTTTGAACCTTAACATACCCTGCTGGGTATCTTTgtctgtttacttatttattaggGGTTGGGGTGTGAAGGGGCACTCATGTACCATGGTacacctgtagaggtcagaagatcaCTTAGGAGATTTGGTGGTCAAACTCAGGCCAGGATTGGCAGCAAGTGCCGTTatgcactgagtcatctcaccagaccctttactgaaactttttttttttttaatgtatcttatttatgtgaaggtgtcagatcccctggaactggactgacagaattgtgagccatcatgtgggtgctgggatttgaacctaggtcctctggaagcgcagccagtgatcttaaccactgagccatctctccagccctgaaactgtattttattgttttgggaCAGGATATCagtatatagctctggctggcctggaattcacagaaatccacatgcctctgcttccaagtgctgggattacagatgtgagccaccaaaaTCATGAGATTTTCAATAGGAAGATCAAGGGGCCAGGTTCACTGGTCAAGGGGACCCAagttgg is part of the Arvicola amphibius chromosome 8, mArvAmp1.2, whole genome shotgun sequence genome and encodes:
- the Hspb6 gene encoding heat shock protein beta-6; this encodes MEIPVPVQPSWLRRASAPLPGFSAPGRLFDQRFGEGLLESELASLCPAAIAPYYLRAPSVALPTAQVAKDPGYFSVLLDVKHFSPEEISVKVVGDHVEVHARHEERPDEHGFIAREFHRRYRLPPGVDPAAVTSALSPEGVLSIQATPASTQAPLPSPPAAK
- the Lin37 gene encoding protein lin-37 homolog, encoding MFPVKVKVEKSEMEMAKARNQLDAVLQCLLEKSHMDRERLDEDAGKTPSDTHNKDCSIAATGKRPSARFPHQRRKKRREMDDGLAEGGPQRSNTYVIKLFDRSVDLAQFSENTPLYPICRAWMRNSPSVRERERSPSSPLPPLPEDEEGSEVINSKSRDVYKLPPPTAPGSLGDTCRSRIPSPLQPETQGTPDDEPSEPEPSLSTLIYRNMQRWKRIRQRWKEASHRNQLRYSESMKILREMYDRQ